In Sphaeramia orbicularis chromosome 5, fSphaOr1.1, whole genome shotgun sequence, a genomic segment contains:
- the hcfc1a gene encoding LOW QUALITY PROTEIN: host cell factor 1a (The sequence of the model RefSeq protein was modified relative to this genomic sequence to represent the inferred CDS: inserted 7 bases in 5 codons) has translation MSAPGSAVSGTTASVLQPRWKRVLGWSGPVPRPRHGHRAVAIKELMVVFGGGNEGIVDELHVYNTATNQWFIPAVRGDIPPGCAAYGFVCDGTRLLVFGGMVEYGKYSNDLYELQASRWEWKKLKAKNPKNGPXPCPRLGHSFSLVGNKCYLFGGLANDSEDPKNNIPRYLNDLYTLELRAGSSVVGWDIPITYGVLPPPRESHTAVVYTEKASRKSRLIIYGGMSGCRLGDLWTLDIDTLTWNKPSVSGTAPLPRSLHSATTITNKMYVFGGWVPLVMDDVKVATHEKEWKCTNTLACLNLDTMCWETVLMDTLEDNIPRARAGHCAVAINSRLYVWSGRDGYRKAWNNQVCCKDLWYLETERPHAPARVQLVRANTNSLEVSWGAVSTADTYLLQLQKYDIPATPAAASPAMSATPSQPVNSPKSPAPAAAAPTAQNLPQTAVLKVAAQQSATGASVVTVRPSQPGKSPVTVTSLPPGVRMVVPAQTTQGSPIGSSPQMSGMAALAAAAAATQKIPPSSAGTVLNVPAGATILKTVAVSPGTTTVKVASPVMVSNPATRMLKTXAAQVGTATASSPTTTRPIITVHKSGAVTVAQQAQVVTTVVGGVTKTITLVKSPLTMGGSGTLISNLGKMMXVVQTKPVQTSAVTGQASTNPLTQIIQTKGPLPAGTILKLVTSADGKPTTIITTSQAGGTGNKPTILNISGVSPTTTKQGTTIIKTIPMSAIMTQPGATGVTSSAGMKTPITILTTKVMTTGTPGKIITAVPKLATAAGQQGLTQVVLKGAPGQPGTILRTVPMSTVGGVRLVTPVTVSAVKPTVTTLVVKGTTGVTTLGTVTGTVSTSLAGGTVDTSNASLVTPXTTLGTIATLSSQVINPTAITVSAAQTSLTSASTLPSSTITVQNQPTQVTLITTPSGVEAQPVQDLPVSILASPTSEQPSSTEAGAAGEGSGTVTLVCSNPPCETHETGTTNTATTSSATIGAGQVCSNPPCETHETGTTNTATTASSNMSAVRVCSNPPCETHETGTTNTATTASANXGGVQQVCSNPPCETHVTGTTNTATQASSNMNAGQSASTGAVQRVCSNPPCETHETGTTNTPSTATSSMGGDQTSTATGQVQRVCSNPPCETHETGTTNTATTATCTMETGEGSAQQTEEGAEGTSSAEVASTTAASGVVTTTQGRAITTVTQSTPAPGPAVPSISSITEGVSAAASSTEEPMQTDETPATEATPAEDAATAMETQAEAATATALNLPSELMSESQGTTLMVTGLSDEELAVTAAAEAAAQAAATEEAQALAIQAVLQAAQQAVMNEGDSAGESQQQTNIPIMLTQQELAALVQQQQQLQEAQAAAQQGAVDTSLPTEGLAPADSLNDPSVESNGHNEMAAAVTSAVASLLPRTTAETLAPSSTFAPSVSVASPAKLQAAALAEVANGIEGEKQAPQPTPVKPVVKKENQWFDVGIVKVTNMVVTHFYVPADDSHGDDDSGIIPDYSQMKKMELQPGTAYKFRVAGINACGRGAFSEISAFKTCLPGFPGAPCAIKISKSPDGAHLTWEPPSVTSGKIIEYSVYLAIQSNQTAEAKASTPAQLAFMRVYCGPNPSCLVQSSSLSNAHIDYTTKPAIIFRIAARNEKGYGPATQVRWLQESGKDAASAKPAPKRPGTSPDTKATGPKKARTDQ, from the exons ATGTCTGCTCCTGGCTCCGCGGTGTCTGGAACCACGGCGTCGGTTCTGCAGCCGCGGTGGAAACGGGTCCTCGGATGGTCCGGTCCGGTTCCCCGGCCCAGACATGGACACAGAGCTGTGGCTATAAAGGAGCTTATGGTTGTCTTTGGCGGAGGAAACGAAGGGATAGTGGATGAATTACATGTATACAACACTG CAACAAACCAGTGGTTTATACCAGCAGTCCGTGGTGATATCCCTCCTGGTTGTGCTGCGTATGGTTTTGTTTGTGATGGCACAAGATTGCTCGTGTTTGGAGGAATGGTGGAGTATGGAAAGTACAGCAATGATCTATATGAACTACAG GCAAGCAGATGGGAATGGAAGAAGTTGAAAGCTAAAAACCCCAAGAATGGCC CTCCCTGCCCTCGCCTTGGCCACAGTTTTTCCCTGGTGGGCAACAAATGCTACCTGTTTGGCGGTCTGGCCAATGACAGTGAGGATCCAAAAAACAACATTCCCAG ATACCTGAATGATTTGTACACACTCGAGCTCCGTGCGGGGTCCAGTGTGGTAGGATGGGATATTCCAATCACATATGGAGTTCTACCTCCGCCACGTGAAAGCCACACCGCCGTGGTATACACAGAAAAGGCCAGCAGGAAATCTCGTTTGATAATCTATGGCGGAATGAGTGGTTGTCGTCTTGGAGATTTGTGGACTCTTGATATAG ATACTCTGACATGGAACAAACCTTCAGTAAGTGGTACAGCGCCGCTCCCCAGGAGTCTTCACTCTGCTACCACCATTACAAACAA GATGTATGTTTTTGGAGGATGGGTTCCTTTGGTAATGGATGATGTCAAAGTGGCCACACATGAGAAGGAGTGGAAGTGCACAAATACTCTTGCTTGTCTAAATCTTG ACACTATGTGTTGGGAGACAGTATTGATGGATACTCTGGAGGATAACATCCCCAGAGCCCGTGCTGGCCATTGTGCTGTGGCAATCAACTCCAGACTCTATGTCTGGAGCGGTCGTGATGGTTATCGAAAAGCTTGGAACAACCAAGTGTGTTGTAAAGACCTTTGGTACCTGGAAACTG AACGGCCACATGCACCTGCCAGAGTGCAGTTAGTCCGTGCCAACACAAACTCATTGGAGGTGAGCTGGGGCGCTGTCTCCACCGCTGACACCTACTTGTTACAGCTACAGAAGTATGACATCCCAGCAACTCCAGCTGCAGCCTCGCCAGCCATGAGTGCAACGCCATCCCAGCCAGTTAACTCCCCGAAGAGCCCCGCACCTGCTGCTGCAGCACCCACTGCTCAGAACCTACCACAGACAG CTGTTTTGAAGGTTGCAGCTCAACAGTCTGCAACAGGTGCATCTGTGGTCACTGTTCGACCCAGTCAGCCTGGGAAATCCCCTGTCACTGTAACATCCCTTCCTCCCGGTGTCCGAATGGTTGTGCCTGCCCAAACCACTCAAGGATCG CCAATTGGCAGCAGTCCTCAGATGAGTGGCATGGCAGCTTTagctgcagctgcagcagcaacacaGAAGATCCCACCATCCTCAGCTGGCACTGTCCTCAATGTTCCTGCAGGTGCCACCATACTTAAAACGGTAGCGGTTTCACCTGGCACAACCACAGTGAAAGTGGCTTCTCCAGTAATG GTCAGCAACCCAGCCACTCGGATGCTGAAGAC TGCTGCCCAGGTGGGCACAGCAACTGCATCTTCTCCTACCACCACCAGGCCTATCATTACTGTCCACAAGTCGGGTGCTGTTACAGTGGCCCAGCAGGCCCAAGTGGTAACCACTGTGGTTGGAGGAGTCACCAAGACCATCACCCTGGTTAAGAGTCCCCTCACCATGGGGGGCAGTGGAACTCTG ATCTCCAACCTTGGCAAGATGAT TGTGGTACAAACCAAGCCAGTGCAGACATCAGCTGTCACAGGCCAGGCTTCCACTAACCCTCTCACACAGATCATACAG ACAAAGGGTCCCCTTCCAGCCGGCACCATCCTGAAGTTGGTGACCTCTGCAGATGGCAAGCCCACAACCATCATCACCACTTCCCAGGCAGGAGGCACAGGAAACAAGCCCACTATCCTCAACATCAGCGGCGTCTCGCCTACCACCACTAAGCAGGGCACCACCATCATTAAGACCATCCCTATGTCAGCCATCATGACCCAGCCTGGAGCTACAG GTGTGACGAGCAGTGCAGGCATGAAAACGCCTATTACAATCCTTACCACAAAGGTGATGACCACTGGAACACCTGGTAAAATAATTACTGCAGTGCCCAAACTTGCTACTGCAGCTGGTCAGCAGGGACTGACACAG GTGGTTTTGAAGGGTGCCCCTGGGCAGCCAGGCACAATTTTGCGTACTGTGCCCATGAGCACAGTGGGTGGTGTTCGGCTTGTTACACCAGTGACAGTGTCTGCAGTTAAACCCACTGTCACCACCTTGGTCGTTAAGGGGACTACTG GTGTCACCACTCTGGGGACAGTCACTGGTACAGTCTCCACTAGTCTGGCAGGAGGAACTGTAGACACTTCCAATGCATCTCTGGTTACCC TCACCACACTGGGAACCATAGCGACCCTGTCCAGCCAGGTCATCAACCCGACTGCCATAACGGTGTCAGCTGCCCAAACTAGCCTGACTTCTGCCTCAACACTGCCCTCGTCCACCATCACCGTGCAG AACCAGCCCACACAGGTGACTCTGATCACCACTCCCAGTGGAGTAGAAGCCCAGCCAGTGCAGGATCTACCTGTGTCCATCCTTGCTTCACCCACATCAGAGCAGCCCAGCTCCACTGAAGCTGGAGCTGCTGGAGAGGGCTCTGGGACTGTCACCCTGGTTTGCTCCAACCCACCCTGTGAGACACATGAGACAGGAACCACCAACACAGCCACCACCTCTTCTGCAACCATTGGAGCAGGGCAGGTTTGCTCTAATCCACCCTGTGAGACTCATGAAACAGGAACCACCAACACAGCCACAACTGCATCCTCAAACATGTCTGCGGTGCGTGTGTGTTCCAACCCGCCATGTGAGACCCATGAAACCGGGACAACAAACACAGCTACCACAGCCTCAGCTA ATGGAGGAGTTCAGCAAGTATGTTCTAACCCGCCCTGTGAGACCCATGTGACGGGCACCACCAATACAGCCACCCAGGCCTCATCGAACATGAACGCAGGTCAGAGCGCAAGCACAGGCGCCGTTCAGAGAGTCTGCTCTAACCCACCCTGTGAAACCCATGAGACAGGAACCACCAACACCCCGTCCACAGCCACCTCCAGCATGGGAGGTGATCAGACCAGCACAGCAACAGGCCAGGTCCAGAGGGTCTGCTCCAACCCACCATGTGAAACGCATGAGACTGGGACCACCAACACAGCGACCACTGCCACCTGCACCATGGAGACAGGCGAAGGCTCAG CCCAGCAGACAGAGGAGGGAGCTGAAGGTACGAGCAGCGCAGAAGTGGCTTCCACCACCGCAGCATCTGGCGTGGTTACCACCACACAGGGAAGGGCCATCACTACTGTGACTCAGTCCACACCAGCCCCCGGACCCGCTGTACCT TCAATCTCCTCCATCACAGAAGGGGTTAGTGCTGCTGCCAGTTCAACAGAGGAACCCATGCAGACAGATGAGACGCCAGCGACAGAAGCAACACCTGCAGAGGATGCAGCCACTGCTATGGAAACACAAGCAGAA GCAGCAACAGCAACTGCCTTGAACCTGCCGTCAGAGCTGATGTCTGAAAGCCAGGGAACCACACTCATGGTGACAGGGTTGTCGGACGAGGAACTGGCTGTGACCGCAGCAGCAGAGGCTGCCGCTCAGGCTGCAGCCACTGAAGAGGCCCAGGCCCTGGCAATACAGGCGGTGCTACAGGCAGCTCAGCAAGCCGTAATGA ATGAGGGTGATTCTGCTGGAGAGAGCCAACAACAGACCAACATCCCCATCATGCTGACCCAGCAGGAGCTTGCAGCGCTggtccaacagcagcagcagctgcaggAGGCTCAGGCTGCAGCGCAGCAGGGCGCCGTGGACACCAGCTTACCCACCGAGGGTCTGGCCCCTGCTGACAGCCTCAACGACCCCTCAGTCGAGAGCAATGGACACAACGAAATGGCAGCTGCAGTCACTAGTGCCGTGGCGTCTCTGCTGCCACGTACCACTGCAGAGA CATTAGCTCCCTCAAGTACGTTTGCACCCTCTGTGTCAGTAGCAAGTCCGGCCAAGCTGCAAGCAGCAGCTCTGGCCGAGGTCGCCAATGGCATCGAGGGAGAG AAACAAGCTCCTCAGCCAACACCAGTGAAGCCGGTGGTAAAGAAAGAGAACCAGTGGTTTGATGTGGGCATTGTTAAAGTGACAAACATGGTCGTCACCCACTTCTACGTGCCAGCAGATGATTCACACGGAGAT GATGACTCCGGCATCATACCAGACTACAGCCAGATGAAGAAAATGGAGCTTCAGCCAGGAACTGCTTACAAGTTCCGTGTTGCTGGAATCAACGCTTGTGGTCGTGGAGCTTTCTCAGAAATTTCTGCTTTTAAGACTTGTCTACCGGGCTTCCCAGGAGCACCTTGTGCCATCAAAATCAGCAAG AGCCCAGATGGTGCCCACCTGACCTGGGAGCCTCCTTCAGTGACATCAGGAAAGATCATCGAGTACTCCGTGTACCTGGCCATCCAGAGCAACCAGACGGCCGAAGCCAAGGCCTCCACCCCGGCCCAGCTAGCCTTTATGCGCGTCTACTGTGGACCCAACCCCTCGTGCTTGGTGCAGTCGTCCAGCCTGTCCAACGCCCACATTGACTACACCACCAAGCCCGCCATCATCTTCCGTATCGCCGCCCGCAACGAGAAGGGCTACGGTCCCGCCACCCAAGTCCGATGGCTGCAAG AATCTGGCAAAGATGCTGCTTCTGCAAAACCGGCACCCAAAAGACCAGGAACCTCCCCTGATAC TAAGGCTACTGGTCCAAAGAAAGCAAGGACGGACCAGTGA